The Alistipes megaguti sequence TACCGCGCTGGCGGACGATGATGTTGCCCGCCTTTGCGAACTGACCGCCGAACAATTTGATGCCGAGTCGCTTGCTTTCGGACTCACGGCCGTTCTTCGAACTACCTACACCTTTTTTGTGTGCCATGATGCTTCAGTTTTTAAAGGTTTATGCAACGATTTCTTCCACGAGGATCTGGGTGAGGAACTGGCGGTGTCCGTTGCACTTCTGGTATCCGGTGCGACGTTTCTTTTTGAAGACCAGAACCTTGTCATCCTTCAGATGCTTGAGGATCTTGCACTTTACTGCGGCGCCTTCAACTACAGGTGCGCCGACTTTGACCTGACCGTCATTGTCTGTGAGCAGGACTTTGTCGAAACTTACGGACGAATTCTCTTCGCCCTGGAGACGGTGAACATAAAGTTTCCGACCTTTTTCAGCTTTGAATTGCTGACCTGCGATCTCTACGATTACGTACATTCTACGTGTAATTGAATGAATTCGGGAGGCAAATATACGGATAATTTCCGAGAAACAAAACGCCGGCGACAAA is a genomic window containing:
- the rplU gene encoding 50S ribosomal protein L21, yielding MYVIVEIAGQQFKAEKGRKLYVHRLQGEENSSVSFDKVLLTDNDGQVKVGAPVVEGAAVKCKILKHLKDDKVLVFKKKRRTGYQKCNGHRQFLTQILVEEIVA